One region of Triticum aestivum cultivar Chinese Spring chromosome 6B, IWGSC CS RefSeq v2.1, whole genome shotgun sequence genomic DNA includes:
- the LOC123135929 gene encoding LON peptidase N-terminal domain and RING finger protein 2 isoform X1, translating into MSIAFFSACSVSFVGYGSSLKEDFKYMAFKTLQAPPSLARPDSCGFSPSNSKSYCYQPKPHSRPQARITTKNRLQSSPVLKCGRVDEVVQSHQDHQTTEIPILLHQSVVFPGQKLQLQTVEFRYRIMMQTLLLQEGHSFGIIYSSSKDSRMADVGCMVHIVQCDKLVNDRFFVTCVGGDRFRVLEVVRTKPYVIARVQVLKDRDSPDSSNLGCLMQQVEGHLKDVTMLSDKLSWKLMGDQARQLSRMHSPESFSLVVARLFVEDRSEQQWLLGLDDTAHRLVREGMYLQQRSKYLAAVAAIRDAFGQLSCNEKQ; encoded by the exons ATGTCGATCGCTTTCTTCTCCGCGTGTTCTGTCTCCTTTGTTGGCTATG GCTCATCACTGAAAGAGGACTTCAAGTACATGGCCTTTAAGACTCTGCAAGCTCCACCAAGTTTGGCAAGGCCAGACAGTTGCGGTTTCAGTCCCTCCAACTCCAAGTCTTATTGTTATCAGCCAAAACCTCACTCAAGACCGCAAGCAAGAATCACCACCAAGAATCGCCTTCAGAGTTCACCAGTCCTGAAATGCGGCCGCGTCGACGAGGTTGTCCAGTCCCATCAGGATCATCAGACTACTGAGATCCCCATACTCCTGCACCAGTCGGTCGTTTTCCCTGGCCAGAAGCTGCAGCTGCAGACGGTTGAGTTCAGATACCGCATCATGATGCAGACACTCCTACTCCAGGAAGGCCACAGCTTTGGTATTATCTACTCCAGCAGTAAAGATAGTAGGATGGCCGATGTTGGATGCATGGTCCATATTGTTCAGTGCGATAAGCTCGTCAATGACCGCTTCTTCGTGACGTGCGTCGGCGGTGATCGGTTCCGTGTCCTGGAGGTCGTCAGAACAAAGCCCTATGTCATCGCAAGAGTCCAGGTACTGAAAGACAGAGACTCGCCTGATTCAAGTAACCTGGGGTGCCTGATGCAGCAGGTGGAGGGGCACCTGAAGGACGTGACAATGCTTTCAGACAAGCTCAGCTGGAAACTAATGGGAGACCAGGCTAGGCAGCTCAGCAGGATGCATTCTCCAGAGTCTTTCTCCTTAGTCGTCGCTCGGTTGTTTGTCGAAGATCGTTCAGAGCAGCAATGGTTGCTTGGGTTAGATGACACAGCACATCGATTGGTGAGAGAAGGAATGTATCTTCAACAGAGGAGCAAGTACCTGGCAGCCGTAGCAGCGATTAGGGACGCCTTTGGGCAACTGTCCTGCAATGAGAAGCAGTAG
- the LOC123135929 gene encoding LON peptidase N-terminal domain and RING finger protein 2 isoform X2: MAFKTLQAPPSLARPDSCGFSPSNSKSYCYQPKPHSRPQARITTKNRLQSSPVLKCGRVDEVVQSHQDHQTTEIPILLHQSVVFPGQKLQLQTVEFRYRIMMQTLLLQEGHSFGIIYSSSKDSRMADVGCMVHIVQCDKLVNDRFFVTCVGGDRFRVLEVVRTKPYVIARVQVLKDRDSPDSSNLGCLMQQVEGHLKDVTMLSDKLSWKLMGDQARQLSRMHSPESFSLVVARLFVEDRSEQQWLLGLDDTAHRLVREGMYLQQRSKYLAAVAAIRDAFGQLSCNEKQ, translated from the coding sequence ATGGCCTTTAAGACTCTGCAAGCTCCACCAAGTTTGGCAAGGCCAGACAGTTGCGGTTTCAGTCCCTCCAACTCCAAGTCTTATTGTTATCAGCCAAAACCTCACTCAAGACCGCAAGCAAGAATCACCACCAAGAATCGCCTTCAGAGTTCACCAGTCCTGAAATGCGGCCGCGTCGACGAGGTTGTCCAGTCCCATCAGGATCATCAGACTACTGAGATCCCCATACTCCTGCACCAGTCGGTCGTTTTCCCTGGCCAGAAGCTGCAGCTGCAGACGGTTGAGTTCAGATACCGCATCATGATGCAGACACTCCTACTCCAGGAAGGCCACAGCTTTGGTATTATCTACTCCAGCAGTAAAGATAGTAGGATGGCCGATGTTGGATGCATGGTCCATATTGTTCAGTGCGATAAGCTCGTCAATGACCGCTTCTTCGTGACGTGCGTCGGCGGTGATCGGTTCCGTGTCCTGGAGGTCGTCAGAACAAAGCCCTATGTCATCGCAAGAGTCCAGGTACTGAAAGACAGAGACTCGCCTGATTCAAGTAACCTGGGGTGCCTGATGCAGCAGGTGGAGGGGCACCTGAAGGACGTGACAATGCTTTCAGACAAGCTCAGCTGGAAACTAATGGGAGACCAGGCTAGGCAGCTCAGCAGGATGCATTCTCCAGAGTCTTTCTCCTTAGTCGTCGCTCGGTTGTTTGTCGAAGATCGTTCAGAGCAGCAATGGTTGCTTGGGTTAGATGACACAGCACATCGATTGGTGAGAGAAGGAATGTATCTTCAACAGAGGAGCAAGTACCTGGCAGCCGTAGCAGCGATTAGGGACGCCTTTGGGCAACTGTCCTGCAATGAGAAGCAGTAG